A single genomic interval of Herpetosiphonaceae bacterium harbors:
- the bglX gene encoding beta-glucosidase BglX, whose amino-acid sequence MHEMAVLNFGQIDPAIESRVDELLARMTLAEKIGQMNQGDVALMDDPDATIREGCVGSLLSIADPSAINHYQRIAAAETRLGIPLLIGNDVIHGYRTIFPIPLAEACTWDPALLERAARIAAEEASACGTNWIFAPMVDISRDPRWGRIAESAGEDVFLGMTLAAARVRGFQAADLASGKRVVACPKHYVAYGAAEAGRDYNTVDISERTLREVHLPPFKAAFDAGAGSVMSAFNDVNGLPATANPLTLRTILRDEWQWHGVVLTDYNAIGELVEHGIAEDLRAAARLSVLAGVDMDMITNALGAHLADLAARGEVPEALIDAAVRRILRLKFKLGLFDRPYVDESLAERIILRPDFRVAALDVARKSMVLLKNDGQLLPLSDTTRRVAVIGPLADDRHAPLGCWAGQGRADDVQTVLDGLRAVALQGVAISFARGCDVTGDRSDEIDAAVAAARAADVAVLVIGEDAKMSGEAHSRVHLGLPGKQQALLEAVHTTGTPVVVVLMTGRPLVIPWLAEHVPAILLAWHGGMTTGRAVADLLWGHANPSGKLTASLPRAEGQIPIYYAHKNTGRPAQGAGTRQFDEAFRSTYLDEPNTPLFPFGFGLSYTTFAYDDLVIETPRISRDGMLIARAVVRNTGRQAGDEIVQLYIRDDVASVTRPVKQLQGFQRIALQPGEQQSVRFVIPVQQLGFYGSDMQYGVEPGSFTIWIGPDSARGLTGRFEVLAERAAT is encoded by the coding sequence ATGCACGAAATGGCAGTGCTCAACTTCGGGCAGATCGATCCCGCGATTGAGAGTCGCGTCGACGAACTCCTGGCGCGGATGACGCTGGCCGAAAAGATCGGGCAGATGAATCAGGGCGATGTGGCGTTGATGGACGATCCCGACGCTACGATCCGCGAGGGCTGCGTAGGATCGCTGCTGTCAATCGCCGATCCCAGCGCGATCAATCACTACCAGCGCATTGCCGCAGCGGAGACGCGCCTCGGCATTCCGCTGCTGATCGGCAATGATGTGATCCACGGCTACCGCACGATCTTTCCGATCCCGCTCGCCGAAGCATGCACCTGGGACCCGGCGCTTCTGGAGCGGGCGGCGCGCATCGCCGCCGAAGAAGCATCGGCGTGTGGCACCAACTGGATTTTCGCGCCGATGGTCGATATTAGCCGCGATCCGCGCTGGGGCCGTATCGCCGAAAGCGCGGGCGAGGACGTATTTCTGGGCATGACGCTGGCGGCAGCCCGTGTGCGCGGCTTTCAAGCGGCGGATCTCGCAAGCGGAAAGCGTGTCGTCGCCTGTCCGAAACATTATGTGGCCTACGGTGCGGCAGAGGCTGGCCGCGATTACAACACCGTTGACATCAGCGAGCGCACGCTGCGCGAAGTGCATCTTCCGCCGTTCAAAGCCGCGTTCGACGCCGGAGCGGGATCGGTGATGAGCGCATTCAACGATGTGAATGGCCTGCCCGCCACGGCGAATCCCCTGACGCTGCGAACCATCTTGCGCGATGAGTGGCAGTGGCATGGTGTGGTCCTGACCGACTACAACGCGATCGGCGAGCTGGTCGAGCATGGTATCGCCGAGGATCTGCGCGCGGCTGCCCGGCTTAGCGTCCTGGCAGGCGTAGACATGGACATGATCACCAACGCACTCGGCGCGCATCTGGCCGATCTGGCGGCGCGCGGCGAGGTGCCGGAGGCGCTGATCGACGCTGCGGTGCGGCGTATTCTGCGGCTGAAGTTCAAGCTTGGCCTGTTCGATCGGCCCTATGTCGACGAATCGCTGGCGGAGCGCATCATCCTGCGACCGGATTTTCGTGTCGCCGCGCTCGACGTTGCCCGAAAATCGATGGTGCTGCTCAAAAACGATGGACAGCTCCTGCCGCTGTCGGATACGACCAGGCGCGTGGCGGTGATCGGGCCGCTCGCCGACGACCGGCACGCGCCGCTGGGCTGCTGGGCGGGGCAGGGCCGCGCCGACGATGTGCAAACAGTCCTGGATGGCCTGCGAGCCGTAGCTCTCCAAGGCGTTGCGATCTCGTTCGCGCGCGGCTGCGACGTGACCGGCGACAGGTCAGACGAGATTGACGCGGCGGTAGCGGCGGCGCGGGCCGCAGATGTGGCGGTGCTGGTGATCGGCGAAGATGCAAAGATGAGCGGCGAGGCGCATTCGCGGGTGCATCTTGGCCTGCCGGGCAAGCAGCAGGCGCTGCTTGAAGCGGTCCACACGACCGGCACGCCTGTGGTGGTCGTTTTGATGACGGGCCGCCCGCTCGTGATCCCGTGGCTGGCCGAGCATGTTCCGGCGATCTTGCTGGCGTGGCACGGCGGGATGACGACGGGCCGCGCTGTCGCCGATCTGCTGTGGGGCCACGCCAACCCATCGGGCAAGCTCACCGCCAGCCTCCCGCGCGCCGAAGGGCAGATCCCGATCTACTACGCCCACAAAAACACGGGTCGGCCCGCGCAGGGCGCTGGAACCAGGCAGTTCGACGAGGCGTTTCGCTCGACTTATCTCGACGAGCCGAACACGCCGCTGTTTCCGTTCGGCTTCGGCTTGAGCTACACCACCTTCGCCTACGACGATCTGGTGATCGAGACGCCGCGCATCAGCCGCGACGGGATGCTGATCGCGCGGGCAGTGGTGCGCAATACGGGCCGACAGGCGGGCGACGAGATCGTGCAGCTCTACATCCGCGACGACGTAGCCAGCGTTACCCGACCCGTCAAGCAGCTTCAGGGCTTTCAGCGGATCGCCCTTCAGCCGGGCGAGCAGCAGAGCGTGCGCTTCGTGATCCCCGTGCAGCAGCTTGGCTTTTACGGCTCCGATATGCAGTATGGAGTGGAGCCGGGCAGCTTCACCATCTGGATCGGGCCGGACTCGGCGCGCGGCCTGACCGGGCGCTTTGAGGTGCTGGCGGAGCGCGCGGCCACTTAA
- a CDS encoding M3 family oligoendopeptidase, with product MADLTSIDPYNWQTIEPFYSALLAEPLAAETIAGWLARWSDLEAIIVEAQAAAFRAKTENTADAVAEQRYQHLTTAIEPRVLAANQQLKHKLLGVEQLDRQPEYQQLLRRLKSEADLFREANLPLLAEEQARSGSFYTITGAMGVVLDGQELTIPKAEQRLLDPNRDRREQAWRAIAARRLRDRDELSALYRELLALRRKIAANADCLDYRAYAWRKLRRFDYTPEDSLRLHAAIEAEIVPLAARMAERRRRRLGLDTLRPWDTRVDDPDRPPLRPFSTADELEQGVARILTRIDPEFGEAFRRMSNGFLDLGARQGKALMGYQNFFARARMPYIFMNAVGTHLDVMILLHEAGHALHALAASANQSLIWYIVDTPEEFNEVASQALELLATPYLTVEEGGFYSAEDARRALHEELDIVVSSLRNIVAKDAFQHWVYTEASPGVTPDELDARYRELQQRFFPEEDWSGLERERGMRWQIGPHIIALPFYSIEYTLARLGALQIWRNALDDERAAIRQYRAALSLGSSRPVPELYRTAGARLAFDRETVADLAGLIAAQLELD from the coding sequence ATGGCAGACCTCACATCGATCGATCCTTACAACTGGCAGACGATCGAGCCGTTCTATTCCGCGCTGCTCGCCGAGCCGCTGGCCGCTGAAACGATCGCTGGTTGGCTTGCCCGCTGGAGCGATCTTGAGGCGATCATCGTGGAAGCGCAGGCCGCTGCGTTCCGGGCAAAGACCGAAAACACAGCCGATGCCGTAGCCGAGCAGCGCTACCAACATCTGACGACGGCGATCGAGCCCAGGGTTCTAGCGGCCAACCAGCAGCTCAAACACAAGCTGCTCGGTGTCGAGCAGCTTGATCGGCAGCCCGAATATCAGCAGTTGCTGCGTCGCCTCAAGAGCGAGGCGGATCTCTTTCGCGAGGCCAATCTGCCGCTTCTGGCCGAGGAGCAGGCACGCTCCGGCAGCTTCTACACCATCACCGGCGCGATGGGCGTCGTGCTGGACGGACAGGAATTGACGATTCCCAAGGCCGAGCAGCGGCTGCTCGATCCCAACCGCGACCGTCGCGAGCAGGCTTGGAGGGCGATTGCCGCCCGGCGGCTGCGCGACCGCGACGAACTCAGCGCGCTCTACCGCGAACTGCTCGCGCTGCGCCGCAAGATCGCGGCCAACGCCGATTGTCTCGATTACCGGGCCTACGCCTGGCGGAAGCTCAGGCGCTTCGACTACACGCCGGAGGACAGCCTGAGGCTTCATGCCGCGATCGAGGCTGAGATCGTGCCGCTTGCAGCGCGCATGGCCGAACGTCGTCGCAGGCGGCTTGGCCTGGACACGCTGCGACCGTGGGACACGCGCGTAGACGACCCTGACCGTCCGCCGCTGCGTCCGTTCAGCACCGCCGACGAGCTTGAGCAAGGCGTGGCCCGCATCCTGACACGCATCGATCCTGAGTTTGGCGAGGCGTTTCGGCGCATGAGCAACGGCTTTCTGGATCTCGGAGCGCGCCAGGGCAAGGCGCTGATGGGCTACCAGAACTTCTTTGCGCGCGCCAGAATGCCCTACATTTTTATGAACGCCGTGGGAACTCATCTCGATGTGATGATCTTGCTGCACGAGGCTGGTCATGCGCTGCACGCGCTTGCGGCCAGCGCCAATCAATCGCTGATCTGGTACATCGTGGATACGCCGGAGGAGTTCAACGAGGTTGCCTCGCAGGCGCTGGAATTGCTGGCGACGCCCTATTTGACGGTCGAGGAAGGCGGCTTCTACTCCGCCGAGGATGCCCGCCGCGCGCTTCACGAGGAGCTTGATATTGTAGTCTCCAGCCTGCGCAATATCGTCGCCAAGGATGCCTTTCAGCACTGGGTCTATACCGAGGCGTCGCCCGGCGTCACGCCGGACGAGCTTGACGCCCGGTATCGCGAGTTGCAGCAGCGCTTCTTTCCCGAAGAAGATTGGAGCGGCCTTGAGCGGGAGCGCGGCATGCGCTGGCAGATCGGCCCGCATATCATCGCGCTGCCGTTCTATTCGATCGAGTACACGCTGGCGCGGCTGGGAGCGCTGCAAATCTGGCGCAATGCCCTGGACGATGAGCGGGCCGCGATTCGTCAGTACCGCGCCGCGCTGAGCCTGGGCAGCTCGCGCCCGGTGCCTGAGCTGTATCGGACGGCTGGCGCGCGGCTGGCCTTCGACCGCGAAACCGTGGCGGATCTTGCCGGGCTGATCGCCGCCCAGCTTGAGCTTGATTGA
- a CDS encoding STAS domain-containing protein has product MRDVRYILDEPSPDVWRWYDTYDGTHDETPDWYALSLPQESDINTIFFVHGSMVPVGGWWKTLQPQYLDAAGAWQPISSFTITPTYDFRDERGNRQPFEPFLICFPSIWTRGVRLFGQPGGDFGITTLAYLAAGTATPEQALAYLDTLRRPSPPIFQLLPPNTLWNLMASIRDVTRIGFDVRSSAGLGLDHFLDEEHFKQFHAQDMSAYDRASLYQLIGTREGWERFGAEMRAARAQAITTQLPVIEEHHGGMAWIIVPVVVNGLTIGTIENRNLVCRDRLDAAWHAAAPQRLGIDRHEYEAALHQIPVIQGAQLEAVVQLLRQIVDLSQRQIHQRIEVTELRHTVDELAVPVLPVWQGVLTVPLIGQIDERRAQQLLTTVLQQIRQQRTRVVIVDVTGVVTIDPPVVAHIVRLAEATQLLGGACFVSGVRPEVAVTLVSAGVAVKRLRTFANLQTALSVAIGM; this is encoded by the coding sequence ATGCGCGATGTTCGTTACATTCTCGATGAGCCATCACCAGACGTGTGGCGCTGGTACGATACCTATGATGGCACCCACGATGAAACGCCTGATTGGTACGCGCTCTCTCTGCCCCAGGAAAGCGACATCAACACCATCTTTTTCGTGCATGGCTCGATGGTGCCGGTAGGCGGCTGGTGGAAGACGTTGCAGCCTCAATACCTCGATGCTGCTGGCGCGTGGCAGCCGATTTCGTCCTTCACGATCACGCCGACGTACGACTTTCGGGATGAGCGTGGCAATCGCCAGCCCTTCGAGCCGTTCCTGATCTGCTTTCCATCGATCTGGACGCGGGGAGTTCGCCTGTTTGGACAGCCCGGCGGCGACTTTGGGATCACTACGCTGGCCTACCTGGCCGCAGGGACGGCGACGCCTGAGCAGGCGTTAGCGTATCTTGACACGCTGCGTCGTCCAAGCCCGCCGATCTTCCAGCTCCTGCCGCCGAATACATTATGGAATCTCATGGCGAGCATTCGTGATGTCACGCGCATTGGCTTCGATGTCCGCAGCAGCGCGGGCCTCGGCCTCGATCATTTCCTCGACGAGGAGCACTTCAAACAGTTTCACGCGCAAGATATGTCGGCGTATGATCGCGCCTCGCTCTACCAGCTCATCGGCACTCGTGAGGGCTGGGAGCGGTTTGGGGCGGAGATGCGCGCGGCGCGGGCACAGGCGATTACAACGCAATTGCCGGTGATCGAGGAGCATCATGGCGGCATGGCCTGGATCATCGTCCCGGTTGTCGTCAACGGCCTCACGATCGGCACGATCGAAAACCGGAATCTTGTTTGTCGCGATCGACTTGATGCCGCATGGCATGCGGCAGCTCCACAGCGGCTTGGCATCGATCGCCACGAGTACGAGGCGGCGCTGCACCAGATCCCGGTGATCCAGGGCGCGCAACTGGAGGCGGTGGTGCAGTTGCTCCGCCAGATTGTGGATCTTTCGCAGCGCCAGATTCATCAGCGCATCGAGGTGACAGAGCTACGTCACACGGTCGATGAGCTGGCGGTGCCGGTGCTGCCCGTGTGGCAGGGCGTGCTGACCGTGCCGTTGATCGGGCAGATCGACGAGCGACGCGCACAACAACTGCTGACAACCGTGCTCCAGCAGATCCGTCAGCAGCGCACACGGGTGGTGATCGTCGACGTCACCGGAGTTGTCACGATCGATCCGCCGGTTGTAGCGCATATCGTACGGCTGGCCGAGGCTACGCAGCTTCTTGGCGGCGCGTGCTTCGTCAGCGGCGTGCGTCCGGAGGTGGCGGTGACGCTGGTCAGCGCGGGTGTCGCCGTTAAGCGCCTGCGCACGTTCGCCAATCTGCAAACCGCGCTGTCGGTGGCGATCGGGATGTAA
- a CDS encoding RNHCP domain-containing protein: MSTFHNARSQQPRVRQRRPHSGEQAFQCLNCQQYVCCDPLLAGVQNRNHCPACLWSRHLDWKIAGDRRSACRAAMQPIGLTTKHSRNKYAQERDGELMLIHRCTGCATIVINRIAGDDSAAAIIELFDDSCASLAGIRADLAMRGVCALATADRDLVRRRLFGERL, from the coding sequence GTGTCAACTTTCCACAACGCTCGATCTCAGCAGCCACGTGTACGGCAGCGTCGGCCCCATTCGGGCGAGCAGGCGTTTCAGTGTCTCAACTGCCAGCAGTACGTGTGCTGCGATCCGCTGCTTGCCGGTGTACAGAACCGCAACCACTGCCCGGCATGCCTGTGGTCGCGCCATCTTGACTGGAAGATCGCTGGCGATCGGCGATCGGCCTGCCGGGCGGCGATGCAGCCGATCGGCCTGACAACCAAGCACTCGCGGAATAAGTATGCCCAGGAGCGCGACGGCGAGTTAATGCTGATTCATCGCTGTACAGGCTGCGCGACGATTGTGATCAACCGTATCGCGGGCGACGACAGCGCCGCCGCGATCATCGAGCTGTTCGACGACTCGTGCGCCTCTCTGGCCGGGATACGGGCCGACCTTGCGATGCGTGGAGTGTGCGCGCTCGCCACAGCGGATCGCGATCTTGTGCGGCGACGGCTCTTCGGCGAGCGCCTGTGA